TGATCAACAGCAAAATCTACACAACTGCTTTGATGACCACTGCGCTGTCTGCCGAACGTCTTTTGACCAAGTTAAGATCGGTTGCTGTCGTCAGCGACCGGATGACGAGGATCCTATCTAAAGTAATGGTGGCAATGCCCTGGTGCTTCTTCTTGTTATTTACTATGCTTTACGGTCTCATCAAATACGATGAAATGACCAGAAAAAGCTACCTTCACGAAACCTACTGCATTTTCATGGCAGAGCAGACCTTCCATATGCCGTATGTCGTAGTGGCTTTCCATATCCCACTTTGTCTTCTGGTACTGGGACCGGTCGTTATGATTGTGATGTACAAATGTAAGAAATCGGACTGGGATCGATTGTCTTCAGGTGCACAAGACACTGAAAGCCTGTTTATGACCACGTTGTGTGTTTGGATTGTGGCTTTGGTTAACTTTGTTTTCTGTACACCTTTGGCAGTGTGTATGACCCAAATCATTCTTTGCATACAGAGGACATTAACAATATGTCCAACATTCGCACACGTGATTAATGTTCACGCGGTGTCCATCTTACCATGCGTGATAATGCCTTTCTTATGGTTTATTACATCGGAAATCCGTGCCATCTTGGCACCGTTGAAAGTTCGCGCCAGTCAACTAGTGGCTTCCCCAGATAATAGAAGGACCACCCTGTCTTTTTCTTCACTTCGACATCGTGTGACAGCAGACGACAAAGAAATACTTCACTAGTCAACGGAAGAACGGTGTACAGTGAAATGTTAAGACAAGCAATGTGGTGAAACTGTCAGTAAAGCAAAGAAGGTAGCAAGATGTGTTGAATCGAATGCAACATATTTGTGACGTTGTATCACGAAAGATGCAGTGGGTCAATTGATAGAATATCAGCATACATATAAGAATATGACTATTACCTTTATAGCTTTAGTGTTCTTTTGATTTCGAAATTACTTTTTCCTTGGTGTTCATTATTCATGTTTTAAGTTCTATTCTTTTGTCCGAATAATAATTTTAGGAATGCACTTGGAATTTGGTAAAACgttattaaatataaacatttttataccgaaataaaatgtcaatttattaaattaacaaaaatattaaggAGCAATGCATTTTAGTTGTTATTCATTCTTCTTTCCTCAGTCTTTACCCCAAATTCAGCATACTCAATTCATCCATTTATGTCACCATATTCAAAAGGATTACGAGGCAATAGCTATAAATAGCATAGGCATTCActttatttgatataattatatgctTGAGAATAAATAGTGTACCACAATTCtctttattttgaaactgaatgAAGTCAACACTTTGCTGCAGACACTTGTAATTATTTAGACCATAATCTTGGTAGCTGGATGATACATCAGGCGTAGATATAAATTAAGTTGTTCAAAGCTATCATTTAAATACACATTTTGACAGTTAATAAATCTTTATTCATTTCTATAGCGGCCTATACGATTCGGAATTATATCGTtttgaaacatcattttgatGATACCTTGAAAAAGATTATGGCGTTTTTCGActtttaataaaacataaaaatacttttttttccaaaatacaAAAGTAAACTGTTGTAGATTATCATACttttaaaactataaaaaatgtattcaaagGAAAATATCACAAATGTGTGATTTTTCAAGGATATTCTTGAGTTTGTGTAATTTACTTTTCTGCTACGCTTTCTTTGATATCTTATTGAAGTTACATCCTATCAGAATTATTACCAGTATGTAAATATCATCGTTACACTCATAATAATTGTTGTAATTGGCTGTTGTGATAaaggaaatatattttgtatacttTTTATCATGTTATCCAGGACGTAACAGGGTTTATGGAAAGAAATATGATAACACCAGCATATCATTGATACAATGTACCTATGTGATTAAAGGCAATAGTTGAAAACAGATGTTTCATTAGGACACCCGTGTACATTTAAGTCCCACGTATACATGAGGTATTTTTCTGTATGGAAATCAACCtgttttattttaagaattctttattgattgattattaACGTAATTTTCCTCATTAGAAAGAAACCATATGAAGTATGTTTCATAAGGGATAATGTAGATCTTAGGAAAATTCTGTGACAACATAATGAGACTTTAAACATA
This genomic window from Argopecten irradians isolate NY chromosome 4, Ai_NY, whole genome shotgun sequence contains:
- the LOC138321050 gene encoding proteinase-activated receptor 1-like; translated protein: MATSVLPTMSTTWYNTTDNFTWPDYYNYTQKKNSNDNLLQELLARFLPTILFAVPANLTIIIIILCNKNLRTQPFFLGILSISAFDLIYCVFALPINIDQYATWGKWHHGNVICFIYIVLINSKIYTTALMTTALSAERLLTKLRSVAVVSDRMTRILSKVMVAMPWCFFLLFTMLYGLIKYDEMTRKSYLHETYCIFMAEQTFHMPYVVVAFHIPLCLLVLGPVVMIVMYKCKKSDWDRLSSGAQDTESLFMTTLCVWIVALVNFVFCTPLAVCMTQIILCIQRTLTICPTFAHVINVHAVSILPCVIMPFLWFITSEIRAILAPLKVRASQLVASPDNRRTTLSFSSLRHRVTADDKEILH